The window atttcctcctccaggggatcttcctgacccagggattgaacgcagatctcctgcattgcaggcagattctttactgtctgagccgtgAGCTCCGAGTCAGGACTTTGTAGCTCTTGGCCTGGCCCCACAAGCCTCTCTCCACAGGCTGAATGAATACACCTCTACCCAAATGCAAATGCCAATCACAGTTTGAGGATGTTGGCTTGGAGAAGGCTCTGGCAGCTCTGTGGGTTACCTCCAAAGACCATTGGCTCCCCTGAGTTTAATCAGTTATTTGGGGGAATAGGGAATGACCATATGTTGATATTTGCTGTGCCTTTATAACCATTATTTCACTTTGTTTAAGGGAGCCAAGGTTTTTGTCATAACAAAGAATGACTCAGCTCCTTTTCCTGAACACAGGGCAGCCAGGGGGAGATCTGAGACTATCCTTTGTCTCCTGCAGGTTCTGGAAAGTCTGTCTTCCTGGGGTTAAAGGAGCTCCACTGTTGCCTGTCTCTTTGGTCCTTGCTGTTCTGGCCGCAGGTCCAGGCACTGGGGTCAGCTGAGCGGCCTGCCCTCTGGGGCGTCTGGACGGCATCCCCAcatccccttccttccccagccTCCTGGGAGCTGCTGcgctggagcagagcagggaGCAGCCCCAGCACTGGTCTTGGCCTCTGGTCCTAAGGTCCGCCCACCTCTTGGTGCGAGTGGCTCCCCAGCTGGCCAGGATGGTCGCCCCCCCTCCCCTGGAGCATAAGCATCTCTGACCAGGTGAACAACCAAGACGCCTCACAGTTCGGGCAAAATCCTGAGCTATGTGGATGAAGCGTCAAGGATGGCCAGGTTGCTGATTATCGTTGTCCTCACCAGTAACACACACATAATCGACCCTTAGAAATTAACATGTTGCCATATGTTGATGGCATCTTAGGAGTGCAAGGGGCTTTGTATCTTTTATAGTCCTTAAAAAGACTTTAGGTCAAGGACTGGACTTCCTCTTCTTGTTGTTCCCTCCTTTTTTATATCctaccccctccccctccccgcccctccccaccaaGTGACGAGCATCTTTCTGGGCACACTGTTGGTCCTTAGGGGTTGCAGTAAACATGGAAGTGAACTGAAATGAGCTCAAGTGCCTCTGCTTCTCCAGGAGGCAGGGAACTTCTTCGTATCTCATGGCGTGAGAAGCAGAAGCCCAGACTGGTGCCCAAGTTCACCCAGAGACAGAGCTAGGAAGATAAGCCCACATGTACAGTGATACACAGGCACAGCCCCTTCTCTGCCGCGGACAATGACCGACCCTGCCCGCTGCCTGGCGTGACAGACGTTTATCTCATTTCTCCCCGCTCCTTCTCTGTCCGGTTTTTACGGAGTGGTTAAATACATACTCCAGAATATCAGTTGAGATTGTATTGTGAATTAACATTCTTTTTATAATCCCCTCACGTCTTCCAGTCAACCTCAAAGTCGCCACGGGAAAAAACGACCCACATggcacttttcacttttcctttccagtTCTAGCACCAGCTTCATGATTTTCAAAATCTTGttgtcttttatttataaaataacagtTATATATCACTTAGGCTCTGACTGTAGACATAAACTCAGGTTGTGGTACATGGAAATGTGGGAAGGGTAAAAACTTTGGAAGTGTTACtctgttgatttttgttttggctgatgtgtgtgtgtgctaagttgcttcagtcatgtctgactctttgctgccctatgggctgtagcccaccaggctcctctggccttaACAatatacgggcttcccaggtggtgctagtggtaaagaacccaactgccaaaaCAGGAaacatgagagatgtgggtttgatccctgggtctgaagatcctgaagagggcatggtaacccactctagtattcttgcctgcagaatcccatgaacagaggagcccggtgggctacagtccatagggtcacaaagagtagaacataactgaggtgacttagcatgcgcacatactattaacattttatttttcatcagcAGTCAAATGTTTGACAAAATTAGTCCGTCTTGCAGACATTTATCTATGATGCTTTTCCATCTCATATGCATCTAAAATGATCCATTGTGTGTCTTGAGATAGGTCAGATACATCTTAaaccaataaaaaataacaaagagtATCTTCAGAAAACATAATCCCAATGTTATGGATCAGCAGTAAATCAGAAACTGCCTACCTGAGAGCAAAGAATTTACGTCCTAGTGAATAAATTCCTCATAGCATAGATGCTAGCAGAGctgttttttttaacaattttttttcccctttacctCTGTAAAACAGGTAGAGACTTTAAGAAAAACCTAAGTCAGCAATTTCTTTATAATTATCCTGGTGagatattgattgattgattgaggtaaaatatgcataaatataaaatataaacatacatataatatataaatataaaatgtaaattttatataagtatattttatataattatatatttaatgtaattttatatattatatattcatatgtatatataaatataaaatgtatatttatacataaatctAAAATGTATCATTTGGACTATACTGAGGCATCCAGTTCAGTGGCATCAGTACATTCACGTCTTTGTACAACCATCATCAATGCTCATTTCcccagctcagtcagtaaagaatctgcctgcagtgcaggagacccaggttcaatccctgggtggggaagatcccctggagaaaggaatttcaactcactccagtattctcacctggagaatcccatggacagaggattggcaggatacagtccatggggtcgcgaagagctggacacgactgagcgactaacacttcatcATGCCACATCTAGCATATGTGTTTTAAatactcattttctttttgttaagtAGGAAGAACTTCCCTATATTTCCAGCCCCCACACTGGAGATATTAAGAAGGTGGGTAACAATCTCTTTCATGTATTAAGATTACCATGTGCTTTATAGGCATCATTGCCTATGACCCTCAAATAACCTCATGAAATCTGAGTCTGGTGTCCATTTCATAAAGAAGCTGAAACTGCCCAAAGACACACATGAATCTGAGCTCAGAGAAGGTGGTCCTTCGGGGTCCTTATCCACTCAGCCCTGTGTGAGTGAGGACTATCTGCAGCCCGCGCTCCAAGCCCGGGCTTCACCTCTCAGGCTTGGCAGCATCCTCTGCCCGGTCTGTGCCCTTGGAGGACAACCACCTCCCAGCCTCACTCTGGATCAAAGTCCCTCTGTgtgccccactcccagcccctcctctgcaCTTCCCTGTGCTCGTTTCATGCCTGTGAGCACTTCCTCATCTCTCTTCCTCTGGCTTGCCCCCCTCCAAATCCTGTCGCCTTCTCCAGTGGGGGGGCTCTTTCCACACCCTGTTCAGCACAGATCCCAGAGATGGAGTTGGGCTTGCCTTGGGCTTCACTGCTTCTTTCAAACTTTTATTCTTCCTCTCTCTGCAGAAAAAAAGCTCATGCCCCCGCGGCTGGGATTGGATGCCTCTACCCCTCTGAGTCATCACTTACACCTCCCATCGGGTACCCTCATTCCTTGGATGCTTGTGATCTGGTGAAGCTTCCTTTCCACGCAGCCCCGAGCCTCGCacttccttcccctcccaccaTCTCCACCTCCTCCCCATTCCGCCTGCCCCTCCAGGCCCAGCCCAGGGCCTCCATGAACCTTTACACGTGGTgtctttttcccttcctccttttgcCTGCTCTTCAACCTCTGACAGCCCCCTGGTTCTTCAGCCTCTCCTGgtctctcctcttccctccatgggTCTCGGCGCCCTCCTTATTTGACTGGTACTGTTTCGTGCGCTCCAGCAGATATGTCACGCTGTCTCTTGGTGGGTGACTCCTTTGGGTCCTCTGTTCTTCAGctgctcttgtctggaaaaaccttccctcaggtccctggcctTCACCCCCTGCACTGCTGTTGAAGAAAACCACAACCTGGACTCCACTCAGCTGGTCTCCTGGTCTCCTCCCGTAGCGGAGCCCTTGCTGCACCATCAGTCCCGGGCTTCGTCCTTGGCCAGCTCCTTCACCTGTTTCTCTCCAGAGTGCCTGGCGCAGCCTCACCATGATTCTCAAGACTCCTTCttgcctcccttcctcctccctctcaacAGAAGATGCTGCCTCTTATCTCACTGAGGGAAAGTCAGACTCTCAGTCTTGAACACCCCTGACCTCCCATCCCACGACCTACAGAAGCAAGATGCTAAAATGGAAGTTGTGGCAGAGACACTACCATCTGATAGATGCTGGATATCAAGTTGGTTGGGAGAGAGCCCACCCATGGGACCGTGCACATTTCCAAAGGTTGATGAGCAAGAATCTGCTGAATGACTCCAAGCCCTCCGGCATGGATAGAAAAAGATTGAAAAGGAGGGTttagaaaagatattttttgCAGAGAACTGTGTTGGGGGAACACTCACACAAAAGGAAGACCGTATAAAGCTTCAACTCTGACCAAAAGAGGGCTTCAGGGAGGCCACGTGACAGTTGGTGGCTACAGTGGACAGGTGTCTAACTGCACCCGTGGGGTTTAAGGCGAAAGGCATCAGGGCAGAGAGAGGACGGTGCCCTGAGAATGAATTACCCTGGGCTATCAGTGCGGCCAGCACGCACCGGTGCGCCCTGGGAAGGGGAGCTCGCCAGCCTGTGGCTGTTATAAACCCCGTCAGGAGAGCATCTGCCGGAGAAGCTGAACTGGGATGGAGGATGGCTCTTAAACTCCTAAATTAGGagctgaggagacagaggaagaatATGCAAGACCTTTGCCATGGGAGGTACATTTAAATGTTCCACTGGAGGCTTCTTAGGACCCAAAGGAGTCACCCACCAAGAGACAGCATGACATATCTGCTGGAGCGCACGAGACAGTACCAGTCAAATAAGGATTTCCCTGCCCTTCTGACCACTTCTCCTCTTTCCGCTTCACTCCTAACAGAGCCTGAAACCAGAACCATCCTGAGAAGGGGAGCACATGTGGATGCGTAAAGCTGGCAATGGGACCTGCCTCCTAGGCCACCGTGTTCTCACCTGCTGCTGGCCCCAGTGCGGAAATTCGAGACTGCTTGGCTGTGAATGAACTTAGGACTTAGACTCTTATTTGAGATTGAGGATTTGTAATTAGAGAATTGACATTAAATTTGCAACCTGTAGTAACCAGAGAATCGATgacttctgtatttctatttCCAGCACAGGCTTCTCCTTTGAAGTTTCATTCTTATGTGTTCTAAAGCCTACTGGTCATCCCCAATCAGTTGTTTTACAAGCTCCTCAAACTCAGCGTGTCAAATCCAAACTCATCTTTCTCTCTAAACAGGAGGCTCTTCCTTATGGAGACAATGGCTTAGCTGGAAGCACCCTCAATCACCATCCACCCTTCATCCTTCCAAATGATGCCTCGGTTCTCCTATCACTTTTTACTTGAACCCCTTTGAAAATGTGGTTCAAATATGATGACTCAGTTCCCCATTTATTGTCTCTATTTGAAACACTATGACAGCTTGTTCAAACACTCTTTGTGGTgtcttttgggttttgtttggcaCAAGAACatcttttataaataaacttaCTTTTACTCTTTTCTTATTAGTAGGCAATGATGAACAGAGCTTGACTCAATGCCCGCAATAAGTAAATACCTACATAGATGTGGTCACTGCAGTCATGGGGCAAGCAGATCATTTGTTAAGCGGTTAGCCAGATGATGCAGAATATGCTTAAGctaataaaaatacagattacTACTTTCTCAGAATATTTGAAGATTCAAGGATGCATAACTACAGACTCCATATCTGACCTTGGGTAGAACTAATATtctaccaaaaaaagaaatactattcTACAGATTAATTCAAATCCCACCTGCCTACTTCTTAGGCCTTCATTCTTCCATTCCCGGTCTCTAGACAGAATTGCCTTTGGTTCTCAGCTCATATCATGATGCTATTTCTTACCTTTGCTGATGCTATTTCTTATGTTTGCTCATGTTGTTTCTTCAGCCTGGAACCCACTTCCTCTAGGAAGCCCTTTGTATACGCTGGATTTGAGTAGATGGTTGCCTTTTCCCTGTGGTCCCCAAGGTGTTCTCTATGATTGCTCACGATTTACCATATTGCATCATAATTACCTTTAAAATGCATTCATTACTAGACTCTGAAACTCTTAAGGGAAGGACTATGCCTGCTTCAGCTCTGTATGTGTGGGACTTAGCTCAGCGCCTGGCATGTAACTGGTCCTCACACGTTTGGCAAATGGATGAATGAGCCGATGGTACCTGCCGGTCTTCCAGATCGATCTTGTTCCCCAGCACCACCATGGGGTAGGACTGCTCCATTGGAATCGTTTTGGCCAGAACATCACCCCGCCAGGTTTCCAGGGCTTCAAAGGACTCCAGGTCAGTGACATCAAAAGCCAGGACACAGCCATCAGAGCCTTTGTAGAATGTAGACACCATGGAGCGGAATCGCTCCTGGCCGCCTGTGTCCCAGATCTGGAAGGGAAAGAGCAGTGGCCCCGTGGGGCTGTGATGAGTGGCTGAAGGGACGTTCAACCAGGCCACCTCATGTCAAAGCTTCCTTTCTGGGTAAAGACGCATGCGGTCCTCTCATGCACAGACATGACTCTGTCATTCATGTACACTACAGAGTCTCTGCACTAATAtttagcttccctgatggctcagacagtaaagaatctacctgtaatgcaggagacccaggtttgatccctgggtctggaagatcccctggagaagggaatggctacccactctagtattccagcctggagaatccaatggacaggagcctggtgggctcctgtccatggggttgcaaagagtcagacaagactgagcaactaacacttttaagaGTACTGTCACATCTGAGCCCTCATTTTCTCCCAGGTCAGATGTGAAAGTACTCCTGAATAACAGGCTTTGCAGACActgtctgttgctgctgctcaaTCCTGCTGATGTAGTGTGACAGCAGCCATAAGGTCACCAGGTCACAAATGGGTAGGACTGTACTCCGTTAAAActtcattttcaaaagcagatggAAGACCAGATTTGGCCCGTGAGTTGAAGTTTGCTGACCTATGCTCTGGACGATTCTATTTCTGGGCGCACATTGCTGTGTGAGTGCCTGTCCGGGAACTGTGGGGTGACTTTCAGGCACGTATGTTGAGGAGGGGATGGGAGGGCTGCTCACCTGCAGCTTCAAAGTTGTGTCCTCCAGTATGATAATCTTGGAGAGGATGCTGGCGCCCAGCGTGGTCTGATAGTCTTCGTAAAATGTCTTATGCACATATCGGTGGAGGAGGGAGGTCTTTCCAACACTGAGAGGAAAAACCAGGACATGTgaacacacacccccacaccatTCTCAGCATCTTGTCCGTCTCACCACCGTTTCTCTCTGAGATTTTGAATTTCTAACATTTGCAGTTTGAGGAGCAAGGGACTAGGGAATGGACTCTAGAAATAGGGACCAAAGTGAGCAGAGAAGTTTGTAGAGAGCTGAGTACCTCCCAGCAAAATGGTCAGGTCTTTCCTGTGTTTGGCGAGATGGAGGAAGGCAGACATGCTAAATGGTTTGCCCAGGTCACACACCCAGTTACTGTGGCGTTGCCGCGGAGCTGGGGTCAGAAACCAGGTAGTCTGGCTCCCGGCCTGTTTCTCCCACCTTGGCTCCCTTCCTTGGGGTGGAACACCCTCCCTGGTGCCACTTGAATCAGAAAGGGACCCGTGGAAGTGGGCAGCACATCCTGGATGTCTCACTGTCCTTGGAAGGGGCTGCTTCCCAGACCCCAGACCCCGAGCTGAACTTGGCTTACCCCAGGGCTCCAATGATGATGAGCTTGAGGTCCACCTTCTTCCGAGGATTCATGGAGGGGCTTCAGAATCTGCAGGGAAACAGAAGTTGTCCTCAAGCTGGCCAGAGGCCCCTGTGGCCTTTGTCACTGGGGCtggcctctcctctccccttccaTGTGCAGATCACTACCAGGAGCTTGGGTGGGCTTGTTCTGCGAAGGAGGCAGATGACTGAGCAACCCTGACACACTCCCTGCCCTCACTTCTCCTGGGGGTCTCCCTGGGGCTGGAAGGATGGTGCCCCCACGGGACAGGCTCTCCTCTCACCCTTAGCTCTACCCTCCCTGCTCTTGGAGGCAGCAGCCTGGAGCACCAAGGCTGGACTGGACTGAACAGAGGCCTTGCAGACAGACAAGCGCAGAGCCAGGAAGGAGGGCAGTTCGGGAAGAGGAGATGGAGGCGGGACAAGGGGCCCATTGTTCGGATGCAGAGAGGCCTCTGGTGCAGCGGTGCCTTCCCCCAGCCCGAGGTGCTGCTGCCTTGGCAGAATCAAAGGGCTCTTCTCTCATGCAGCTGGTGGGGGTGTAACTGGTACATGTTTCTGGAAAGCTGCTTGGCAGCAAGTAAGGAGAGCCTTAAAAATGTCCCTACcctccacttctaggaatttgttctaaaaaaattatctgaaatgCGGGCAAAGGATCTTGTTCAAGAATGTGCTTCCCCAGTGTCATTTATAAACATCCAACAGTTaagaaatggttaaaaaaaattatggcacAGAGTGAACTCTTAAGCAGTCATTACAATGGAGTTTGTGAGCGTGTTATAATAATGCGGGAAAATGCTTATGCCATGGGatctaaatgaaaaacaaaagacactGAACTGTAGAAACCatacccccatccccatccccagtACTGAAATGAATTCCTgtggtgtgcttagtcactcagtcatgtctgattctttggaaccccatggaccgtagcccaccaggctcctctgtccatgggaagaatactggagtgggttgccatgctatcctccagggggtcttcctaaccccgggatcaaacccatgtcacccgcattgcaggcggattctttaccatctgagtcgttagggaagcccaagaatactagagtgggtagcttatcccttctccaagggatcttcccaacccaggaatcgaaccggggtctcctgcattgcaggcagattctttaccagctgagctaccagggaagcctgaaatgaaTTCCTACCTGCATGGAAAAAGTTCtagaaggaaatata is drawn from Bubalus kerabau isolate K-KA32 ecotype Philippines breed swamp buffalo chromosome 5, PCC_UOA_SB_1v2, whole genome shotgun sequence and contains these coding sequences:
- the RAB7B gene encoding ras-related protein Rab-7b isoform X3, yielding MNPRKKVDLKLIIIGALGVGKTSLLHRYVHKTFYEDYQTTLGASILSKIIILEDTTLKLQIWDTGGQERFRSMVSTFYKGSDGCVLAFDVTDLESFEALETWRGDVLAKTIPMEQSYPMVVLGNKIDLEDRQVPQEVAQGWCKEKDIPYFEVSAKNDINVVQAFEMLASRALSRYRSILESYLTDSIKLSPEDQPKSRCC
- the RAB7B gene encoding ras-related protein Rab-7b isoform X2, which encodes MNPRKKVDLKLIIIGALGVGKTSLLHRYVHKTFYEDYQTTLGASILSKIIILEDTTLKLQIWDTGGQERFRSMVSTFYKGSDGCVLAFDVTDLESFEALETWRGDVLAKTIPMEQSYPMVVLGNKIDLEDRQVPQEVAQGWCKEKDIPYFEVSAKNDINVVQAFEMLASRALSRPRILGEEDDGGTPAWGGKSWALKSADLALNPASTSYSLCP
- the RAB7B gene encoding ras-related protein Rab-7b isoform X1; this translates as MNPRKKVDLKLIIIGALGVGKTSLLHRYVHKTFYEDYQTTLGASILSKIIILEDTTLKLQIWDTGGQERFRSMVSTFYKGSDGCVLAFDVTDLESFEALETWRGDVLAKTIPMEQSYPMVVLGNKIDLEDRQVPQEVAQGWCKEKDIPYFEVSAKNDINVVQAFEMLASRALSRQPRILGEEDDGGTPAWGGKSWALKSADLALNPASTSYSLCP
- the RAB7B gene encoding ras-related protein Rab-7b isoform X5, yielding MNPRKKVDLKLIIIGALGVGKTSLLHRYVHKTFYEDYQTTLGASILSKIIILEDTTLKLQIWDTGGQERFRSMVSTFYKGSDGCVLAFDVTDLESFEALETWRGDVLAKTIPMEQSYPMVVLGNKIDLEDRQVPQEVAQGWCKEKDIPYFEVSAKNDINVVQAFEMLASRALSREKHT
- the RAB7B gene encoding ras-related protein Rab-7b isoform X4; the protein is MNPRKKVDLKLIIIGALGVGKTSLLHRYVHKTFYEDYQTTLGASILSKIIILEDTTLKLQIWDTGGQERFRSMVSTFYKGSDGCVLAFDVTDLESFEALETWRGDVLAKTIPMEQSYPMVVLGNKIDLEDRQVPQEVAQGWCKEKDIPYFEVSAKNDINVVQAFEMLASRALSRSCTSPPQI
- the RAB7B gene encoding ras-related protein Rab-7b isoform X6, with protein sequence MNPRKKVDLKLIIIGALGVGKTSLLHRYVHKTFYEDYQTTLGASILSKIIILEDTTLKLQIWDTGGQERFRSMVSTFYKGSDGCVLAFDVTDLESFEALETWRGDVLAKTIPMEQSYPMVVLGNKIDLEDRQVPQEVAQGWCKEKDIPYFEVSAKNDINVVQAFEMLASRALSRI